DNA sequence from the Candidatus Sulfotelmatobacter sp. genome:
GCTGCGACGATCTGCCGGAGGACGCGCTGTTCATGATCGGCGCTCTGGGGGACGCGCGCCATGGCTGACAGCCTGCGTTTCATCGTCCGCACGCCGGCGCAGGTGGTGTTCGACGAGCCGCTGCTCGGCGCGCGGCTTCCCACGCCGAGCGGGCAGATCGGACTGCGCCCGCGCGGCGAGCCTCTGGCGACGGAGGTCGAGCCGGGTTTGGTGATCGCGCGCTCGGCGCACGGGATCCGCTATCTCGCCACCGCCGGCGGACTGCTCGATCTGGATGTGGAGCGCGCCGAGCTGCTCACGCCTTTCGCCGCGGTGGGCGCGAGCGGGGCCGAGGTCCAGGCCGCGCTCGATCGCGTCCTCGAAACGCCCGACTCGGAACTGGTGCTACGCCGCCGCCTGGGCGAGCTGGAGCAGCGCATCGTGCGCGAGCTTCGCCAGCGTCCCGCCGGGCCGCGGGGTGAGCCGTGAGCGCGCCCCGGGCCGAGCGCGGAGGCAAGGCGCGCGATCGCACGCGCCGCGACCTCGACCGTCTGGATCGGCGCGAGCCGGGCGGGCGCTTCTGGCAGTCACTCGCCCTCATTGGAAGTGTGGGCTGGCCGATCGTTCTGTTCGCCACGGGCGGCGCTCTGCTAGGACATCTGCTCGACCGGCACTGGAGTTCCGGCATCCGTTTCACGCTGATGCTGCTCACGATCGGCACCGCGATCGGCTGCTTCGCGGCCTACCGCGCGGTGCGGGGGAACGACTCGTGATCGCGGCGCTCGCAGCGATGGCGGGACTCGCCGCCGGGCTCGCGCACGGGCTGTTGCTGGGGCGCTCCGCCGGGCGGCCGCCGGCGGCGTTCGGGCTGGTCGCGCGCGCGCTGCTGGTCGGCGTGGTGCTGCTGCTCGCGGCGCGCGCCGGGCAGCTGGTGCCGGCCACTGCCGGATGGTTCGTGGCGTTCGCCCTGACGGTCGGCGTGCTGCGCGCGAGGCTGTCATGAGTCCCACGATCTTCGGCGACCGCTTGATCGGGCGGCTGGGCGCAGTGCCGATCACGTTCACAATGGCGACCAGCGCGGCCACCAGCCTGCTCCTGGTCGCCGGCTGCGCCGCGCTCGCGCAGGCCGTGACGCGCCGTCCCGGCGGGCGCATGGCCGCGGCGGGTCGTCTCACGTTCGGCTTCCTCCACGATCTGGTGGAGGGGGCGGTGGGAAGGCCGTCGCCGCGGCTCGAGGTGTTCGCGGGGAGCCTCTTCCTCTTCATCGCCGCTGCCGCGATCGTCGGGCAGTTGCCGGGGGTTCCGGCGCCCACCTCGAACCTGTGGGCGACCAGCGCGCTCGCCGCGCTGGTGTTCGTTGCGGTGCCGGTGGCCGGGATCCACGCGCGCGGACTGGGCGGCTACTTCCGCGCCTACCTGCGGCCGAATCCGCTGTTCCTGCCGCTTCACTTCATCACCGAGCTGTCGCGCACGCTGGCGCTCGCCATGCGATTGTTCGGGAACATGCTGAGCGGCCACCTGGTGGTGGCGCTGATCGTCTCGCTCGTCGGCTTGCTGGTTCCGATTCCGCTCATGGTTCTCGATCTGCTGATCGGGGTCCTGCAGGCCTACATCTTCACCATTCTGGCCAGCGTCTACATCGGCGCCGGCATTCGCATCGGAGAAGGAGGCTCACATGGGTGAACACGCGGCTCTGGCACTGGGATCGATCGTCACGGCGGGCTTCACCATGGCCATCGGCGCGCTGGGAGCGGCGCTGGGCGAGAGCCGCATCGGAGCGGCCGGCATGGACGCGCTGGCTCGGCAGCCGGACGAGGCGACGAACATCACGCGCAATCAGCTGGTGGCGCTGGCCATGGTCGAGTCCACCGCGATCTTCTGCCTGGTGATCGCGCTGGTGCTGTTGTTCGCGAATCCGTTCGTGGCGGCGCGGTAGGCAAACGTGTCCACGGCGCTCGCGAACTTCCTGTTTGAGGCGGTCAACTTCCTGCTGCTGGCCGCCGCGCTCGGCTGGGTGCTGTTCAAGCCGGTGCGGCGCGCGCTCGATGCCGAGCGGGCTCGTCACGACAAGGATCTCGAGGACGCAGCGCGCGTGAAGAGAGAGGCCGAGGCGCGGCTCCAGGAGGCGGCCGGCGCGCGCGCGAAGTTGGAAGCCGCCTCCACCGCCGAGGCGAAGAAGCGTCTGGATGAGGCCGGGCAGCAGGCGGCACGAATTGTCGAGGAAGCGCGCGCCGCGGCCGACGAGGAGCGCCGCGCGTTCGAGCGCGAGCAGGAGGCGCGCCGGCAGGCCGAGGCGGTCGCGCTGGCGGGGACCGTGGGACGCATCGCCGGCGAGTCGGTGGTGCGTCTGCTGCGCTCGTTGGATGGTCCGGCGCTCGATCTCGCGCTGGTGCGCGCCGCCTGCGAGGAACTTCGCAAGCTTCCGCGGCCCGCGGCAGGAACGGTGCTGGTCGAGTCCGCGCGGGGGCTCGATCCCGATTCGAAGAAGCTGCTGGCCGCCGCGCTCGGCGACGGCTTTCAGGCGCGCGAGCTCCCGGCGCTGGGCGCCGGTGTGCGCGTGACTCTGCCGGGCGGCAAGATCGAGGCCTCGGCGGCCGCTCTGGCGCGCGAGGCGGCCGGAGCCGTGGTGGCGGCGGGCCCGGCCGCCGACTTGGAGACGACATGAGCGATCACGCCGGGTTCGCGGACCGCCTCGAGCGGCTCTCGGATATCGAACTCGGCCGCGCCTTCGGGCTTCGCGGAGCGGTGGTCGAGCTCGGCGACGGGGTGGCGCAGGTCCTGGGGCTTGAGGATGCTGGCGCCGAGGAGCTGGTGGAGTTCGACTCCGGTGCGCTCGGCATGGCCTACGAGCTGGAGCCGCATCGCACGGGAGTGGTCATGCTCCTCGGCGCCGATGGCGTACGCGCCGGCGAAGGCGTGACCGCGACCGGCCGGCTGCCGTCGCTGATCGTGGGCCCCGACCTGCTGGGCCGCGTGCTCGATCCGCTCGGCCGGCCGCTCGATGGCCGGCCGCGGCCCGCGGGCGAGCGGCGGAGCGTGTTTCGTGAAGCGCCCGCGCTCACCGAGCGCGCGCCGGTGCGCCGCCCGCTGCTCACCGGAATCATGGTGGTGGACGCAGGGATTCCGATCGGACGCGGGCAGCGCCAGCTGGTGGTCGGCGACCGCAACGTGGGCAAGACCGGGCTCGCGCTCGACATCGTCGCCGCCCAGCGCGGGACCGGCGTGACCTGTGTCTACGTGGCGGTGGGACAGCCGATCTCGCGCGTGTTGTCGGTCCGCGAGTCCCTGGCGCGCGTGGGCGCGCTGGAGCACACGGTGGTGATCGGCTCGGACGCCGGCGATCCGCCCGGGCTCCAGTACCTGGCGCCATATGCCGGCACCACGGTGGCGGAGTATTTCCGGGACCGGGGGGGCGACGCGCTGGTGATCTACGACGATCTCAGCAAACACGCCGACGCCTACCGCGAGCTGGCGCTGCTGCTGGGGCGTCCGCCGGGCCGCGAGGCGTATCCCGGCGACATCTTCTATATCCATGCCCAGCTGCTGGAGCGCGCGACCGCGCGCGCCGAGCAGGCCGGCGGGGGATCGGTCACGGCGTTTCCGCTGGTCGAGACCACCGAGAGCGATCTGTCCGCCTACATTCCGACCAACCTGATCTCGATCACCGACGGGCAGATCTACCTCGACACCGCGCGCTTCGAGCGCAACGAACGCCCCGCGATCGACGTCGGGCGCAGCGTCTCGCGCGTGGGAGGCGCGGCGCAGCTCGACTCGATGCGCGTCGCGGCGCGCAATTTGAAGATCGCCCTGTCGCGCTTCGAGGCGCTCGAGGCCCTGACCCGCGTCGGCCTCGACGTGGACCTCGCCACGCGCCGCACCGTGGAGCGCGGGCGCATCCTACGCGAGATCCTGCGTCAGCCGCGCTTCACGCGCCGCAGCCCGGCGGAGCAGATTCTTTCGCTGATCGCCGTCAACGAGGGTTGGCTGGACGGCCTCGCGCCAACGGAAGCGCGCGCGGTACTGGCGGCCGCCTGGGAGCGAATGGCGGCCGAGCTGCCCGAGGCGACAGCCGCGCTCGATGCTGGGAACGAGCCTCCCGGGGACTGGAAGTCGTCCGCGCGCCGGCTGCTCCCCGTGGCGGACGGGGCGCAGCGGTGAAGCGCCAGGTCGAGCTGCGACGTCGGCTGCGCACGCTGCGCACCCTTCGCGAAGCGGTGGGCGCGATGAAGAGCCTCTCGGCGCACCATTTTCGCGCGGCGCGCGCCGTGGTCGAGCCGGCGCGCGCGTATCGGCGCGGTGTGGAGCGCGTTCTGGCATGGAGCCACGCGGCGCTGCCCTCGGGCGAGAACGGCGCGGGGTTGCTCGTGATCGGCGGTGAATACGGGCTGTGCGGAGCGTTCCACTCACAGCTGGTCGCGGAAGCGGTCAAGACGCGGCGCGAGCTGGGGGCGGGCCCCACGCTGTGCGTCGGGCGCCGGGGGGCGACGCTGCTCGCGAGGAGCGGGGTCGCGATCGACGCCGCCCTCGCGGCGCCCACCGGCGTGCGCGGGATCACCGATCTGCTGCTGCGCGTGGGCGAGGACGTGTTCGCGCGCTACACCGGCGATCGGCTCT
Encoded proteins:
- a CDS encoding AtpZ/AtpI family protein yields the protein MSAPRAERGGKARDRTRRDLDRLDRREPGGRFWQSLALIGSVGWPIVLFATGGALLGHLLDRHWSSGIRFTLMLLTIGTAIGCFAAYRAVRGNDS
- the atpB gene encoding F0F1 ATP synthase subunit A, which encodes MSPTIFGDRLIGRLGAVPITFTMATSAATSLLLVAGCAALAQAVTRRPGGRMAAAGRLTFGFLHDLVEGAVGRPSPRLEVFAGSLFLFIAAAAIVGQLPGVPAPTSNLWATSALAALVFVAVPVAGIHARGLGGYFRAYLRPNPLFLPLHFITELSRTLALAMRLFGNMLSGHLVVALIVSLVGLLVPIPLMVLDLLIGVLQAYIFTILASVYIGAGIRIGEGGSHG
- the atpE gene encoding ATP synthase F0 subunit C → MGEHAALALGSIVTAGFTMAIGALGAALGESRIGAAGMDALARQPDEATNITRNQLVALAMVESTAIFCLVIALVLLFANPFVAAR
- a CDS encoding F0F1 ATP synthase subunit alpha yields the protein MSDHAGFADRLERLSDIELGRAFGLRGAVVELGDGVAQVLGLEDAGAEELVEFDSGALGMAYELEPHRTGVVMLLGADGVRAGEGVTATGRLPSLIVGPDLLGRVLDPLGRPLDGRPRPAGERRSVFREAPALTERAPVRRPLLTGIMVVDAGIPIGRGQRQLVVGDRNVGKTGLALDIVAAQRGTGVTCVYVAVGQPISRVLSVRESLARVGALEHTVVIGSDAGDPPGLQYLAPYAGTTVAEYFRDRGGDALVIYDDLSKHADAYRELALLLGRPPGREAYPGDIFYIHAQLLERATARAEQAGGGSVTAFPLVETTESDLSAYIPTNLISITDGQIYLDTARFERNERPAIDVGRSVSRVGGAAQLDSMRVAARNLKIALSRFEALEALTRVGLDVDLATRRTVERGRILREILRQPRFTRRSPAEQILSLIAVNEGWLDGLAPTEARAVLAAAWERMAAELPEATAALDAGNEPPGDWKSSARRLLPVADGAQR
- a CDS encoding F0F1 ATP synthase subunit gamma, whose translation is MKRQVELRRRLRTLRTLREAVGAMKSLSAHHFRAARAVVEPARAYRRGVERVLAWSHAALPSGENGAGLLVIGGEYGLCGAFHSQLVAEAVKTRRELGAGPTLCVGRRGATLLARSGVAIDAALAAPTGVRGITDLLLRVGEDVFARYTGDRLSSFHIVSSRFVGVGHANPVVTRLLPVAFEPAAPERTIRYVARAQLATAAIREFLYVSLYQLVLDALASEHGARLVATQAAERWLDERTEVVRLELATARREASTQEMIEIAAASRLEQRKRAAARSVWLAPGAI